A region of the Stieleria neptunia genome:
CGTCGGTGCGATCCGAGGCCCCGGTCTTGCGCAAAATGTTCTGCACGTGTTCCTTGACGGTCTCGACACTGATCCCCAATGACTTGGCGATCTCACGGTTGCTCAGTCCGAACGCGATGTGACGCAGCACCTGGGCCTCGCGAGACGTCACCGGCAATTCCGGTGGAAGCTGTTGCGAGCGAATCGTCTCGGACATCTTTTTGCGAACGTTGTCCAGACGGCCACCCGGATACGCCGATCCGTTTTCGCACGCATGGCTGAGCGTCTGTTCGATCTTGGTTGCCGAATCACTCTTGAGCACGTAATCATGAGCCCCGTTGGCAACCGCTCGGGCAAGATAAACGGGGTAGTCGTACGCGCTGATCAAGACGACCGGCAAGTCGGGATGCGACTGGCGTATCGACATCAACAGCGTCAATCCGTCCATCTTCTTCATCTGGACATCGATCAGCACCGCGTCGAATCGGTCTTCATCCAGATGCCGCAACGCGCTCTCGCCGTCGGGAACCATTTGCGCGACGCTAACCGCCGTCCCGACCAGTAACTCCATGAGCCCGAGACGAGCTGCTTCATGGTCATCGACGACCAGCGTTTTTAACGACATTGCGATCCTACGTGCTTCTGATTTGATTCCAAATCGCTCCAGCTGACGCCTGGGAGCGGACTCTCCTAAAAATGGCGTATTTGCGACTGAAGTGTGGGTCTAATATGAGAATATTTCGCATATCCCCCTAGCCCAACCCCCCAAAATGGGCGCACATTTGCAAAAACAGCAGTAAGACTGGGGGGAGGGCACAGCGAAACACACGATTTGGATTTTGCTCGGACGCTAACGGCAACGTAGGAAAACGTGAGAGAGAACGCGTCTGCTGTCGCGCTCGGCCCCGATTCCTCGCACGATCCCCACGCCCGACATGAATGAATCCGCCTCCATTTTGCTCGTCGACGATGATTGGCACTTGGTCCAGTCGATG
Encoded here:
- a CDS encoding response regulator transcription factor, encoding MSLKTLVVDDHEAARLGLMELLVGTAVSVAQMVPDGESALRHLDEDRFDAVLIDVQMKKMDGLTLLMSIRQSHPDLPVVLISAYDYPVYLARAVANGAHDYVLKSDSATKIEQTLSHACENGSAYPGGRLDNVRKKMSETIRSQQLPPELPVTSREAQVLRHIAFGLSNREIAKSLGISVETVKEHVQNILRKTGASDRTDVAVRAVRLGLVD